The DNA segment atcatttaacataaaaaatcacaagattcatcaatggcaacatttaaaatctttaacagtttcaaaattgaaggtaagggctagctagacctagttgcaacgatctcaaaaacataaaaattacaataaatagGATTGATTATACTCACATGTAAAGGAAATAAGCCAAAACCGAAACCTCCTCCACAGCTATGGCGTTCGGTGGAGTGAAAAGGAAGAAGTGAAATTGCcattgaatttatattatttaattcatttccAACCATTATTTTGACCCACTCATTATTTAtggcttaattatcacttaagcccttcctcatttattaattaaaccatCTAATCACCTGAATTtattaattaacaagttttgcaccttttttaatttggtcattttctcttaattaactatcaaaacgttaaaattttttaacgaaactttaataccaccttaatgacactccgtaaatatttataaaaatatttacggctcgatttatagaaacgaggtccgaatatctcattttctaaaatcacttgaccttagggtcaaaccacttaaacttaataaatcgttTATATGACATATATTATCATGtcaaaaaccttttcaaagtcacaattaactcgtaaatattaaatataatattttcaaactTACTCATTGGATTTGGTGACCCccaaatcactgtttccgacactacTAAAAAACGAATTGTTACAGGAAGGGTGATAGAAACTAATTCCCATAAATGAAGAATTAAGAAGAAGAGAATAAGAATATTGATTCATTCAATAACAAATAGCATGCATCCCTTCTTTCCTCTATTAACTTTTACATCGAGGAAGAAGGCTTGCCTCCTGGAAACAAAAAACAATTACAAGCCATTCATGGAGTTAGGCAAAATACAACGCATTTTAATTATAGGCATAACAACTATAAATTATATAGAATTCTACTCCTAATGAACATTAGAGTTTTAATACAACTAAAAATTCCTAGTTATTTATGACTCGACTATAGACCAATTCCctttttatttgggagtattgAATACACCCATAATTCTGAGCTTCACGTTACTCTTCCCAAGAGACATGTCAGATATAGGGCATCCCAATTCAATTGAATGGGATGACAGTTTCTCATTCCTAAtctgtaaaataataatttcgatCAAATCACACATCGCAATATACTAGACCCTCTAATTCTTTAAGAGATTTGTCTTATGTATCTCATTTGATATcttcataaaataaaaagttaaattcaaaatttaagcgcaacaaaaatatcaaaaccataatttattataaattcgaAAAACCCTATAGGCAATCTTATTAGCTACCTCAATGAGATTTGAATTCAACCATCAACCTTAAGTTTTATTACATTATTTGAATGAATTCATTATCTATTCACAAGAAATtatattgatatttatttttttatacactaATACAATCTAAAAAGCTCACACACCTAGAGATGCACTTACCTATTTAACAACACAAGTAAAATTTGTGGATTGATCCTCTAAACTTCGTAACTGTTGTGAACATCTTTAACCAATTAAACAAATGTTGGGTTGTATATTAATATCCAATATACTAATGAAAGAGATTATATTTATATTCATCATCGGCCAATAATTAGTTTCGATGCATATATCCTCAATATACTAATTAAATAGATTATATTGATATTTTTTGGTAATAGATTATAGGTTAAATTCTTTCATCAGTCTCTATACTTTGTGAAATTTGTGGATTCaatcattatactttaatttgtcatttttagtccttgaatttttcaaaatttaaaatttcagtccttACCTaatgataactattaaattcattcaattttgtcaTTTCCAAAATCTGATGCGggaaacatattatcatatgtgtaatgtcatgttatgaagttattttcacaaattactcACCAAAAATTCAGTTAATGGATTAATGGCAGTCATTTCtgtcaagattgaaatttcaaattttgatgatataaggacttagaatgatctaattggagaatatggactaaatctaGAATTGTACGCATAGTACAagattagtaattgaatttaaccaaaactATTTAACTTCTACATTAcgtttggttggctgtaatggAATAGGACTATAATTGAATaaagctgtaatggaatagagctgtaatgaaatagagctgtaataagtaattcaactgtttggttgaatggaatggaataggactgtaatagtattcttgtgtttggttgaatggatgatgttgtaatagcataaggaaaaaaactaaaatgaccagaatacccttaacagaatttttttttaaaatagatgattattgttattgttattaaattttaataagattattattaaaaataatttaataaaaaatataatttaataacattcttaatataattattattatatgaattaaaaaatcaaaatatataatactataaaaatatatataatctattttattatttttaaactgcaatacatatttaatgtgttaaaatatcattactgaaacaaataatttaattattctataataaaaataattaaatattagaagcaataaataactcattgctaaaaaagtaataaataacttgaaaattatatttcacattcaagcataatattcatatattaacaaaaagttacattaTTTCAATAGTAtatatgtcataatccatatgttttataattttacaacatcaaaaagttacatcattgtaatgacattctatcatgtcattataccatccaaatattacaaacacaaaaagttatcaaaatatcaacacaaccatgatttttaatggtcagcaagaaatcttctgacccattccaatcgcacggcagaaggtaaactaaaaaaaatgagcATTTacgttggatgatctggaattttgtTCAATGCTCGATAGCGTTCATCCTCAGTTAAACCTTCCACTTCACATAATGTTGGATATAATTTCAGAGCACTTTCTTGAATGGTCATTTCTGACTTTTGTTGAATTACCACTTCGGATGCAATACTCTTACTGATTTCAAGGCCAACGGCCCGTATATTTTCCGCCAATAAAGCGGCAGTATCATTAAATGAAGTAGAAAAATCACTTGCATcagaaatcttttttttcttctttgaaaatgcAGAATCACCTTGGTTTCTAGCTAGTTGCGGTTCTGGTTGAGGTTGTGTAGCTGAAAGATCCATGTCATCTAAAGAAACATCAGCTTCGGATCCATGGAAATCGTTTCTTTCTTCATGAGAATTTGCAGCAGCTACATCTTCaacatttatttcttcaataatatcagcagctgtttgagcatcttttcCAGTGGCTCGATCTTTTGCGTAGATGGCAATAAGTTGGTCATAATAAGGGAAACTCCGATGTCTGAATTGAGCTgcttctttatgactctataaaaattagaaattcatattagatataagttttgttaaaataagataataaagacttgaaataatttttacacttatatatgagttccacaccgcatcttcagcaacaacagGCTGCTTATGCTCATCCCAACCAAAGCCGCTATTGTTTTTTCCAATAAGCATGTCATAAACAATTGACCAATCCCTTTTCAATGTCCTGATCCTCGattcaagattaggtttagccttcaacatggcattgggtaaaactttttctatcatcttttctaactcatttaAATAGCCGGCTTTGAATCCCGTATCCGCATTAAAGGTTCCAGCATTGTGCAAGTCGACCATACAAGCAACCAACgcagcatcttcttctggaacccattttcttttggttcCTCAAGAACTCTGGGAAGAAACACTTGATTGGGAAAAACCTGACAtaactatcttaagaaaaaacgcaaatgaaaattaagttcaatattatgcatcaaaaggtcaacactttattaaattataacacatgatgaatcaaaagaaaatagattatcattcaacaagtctagtacaatacaaaaaaaattcaaacatcatcaaagtttcataaactagatatatgaaataatataaacaacttaaacgtttactatttttaccctaaacctaactaatttctagatgtttgccattcatcgaacatttggttggctagttccatcctccaagtagcccatgcaTCCGACGGATGAATATTTATGATATTCGGTTCATTGTCATCTATCACATTACTAGGCAATCCTTCTCCCAACTCCTCTTCAATAGGATCAAGACTCATataggttcaaataaaattatggagcaaacaacatgcaataataattctattgtgcacccttacaggataaaatgatggactcctaagtattccccatctaagttttaataacccaaaacatCTTTTAATAACATTACACGCTgaagcatgtttcatattgaaaaattcttcTGGAGTACTTGgttgataaccctgacgccactcattcaaatgatatctttgtcctctaaaaggagcaagaaatccctcacaatttgtgtatccagtaTCAAcaagataataacaacctataaaaagaAACTATTTGTCATGATTAATTTCCCAAAAAAGTatgatcttaaaaattaattcaaattcctctaatttttgcaatttaccatgaggaacttttagtcaatgtctcctactaatggcatctcgaagaactcgtccatcagcaacagaaccttcccaaccaggaagaacataaacaaattgcatatcagatgtacaaacacctaacatatttgttgctatgtcaccctttcgcgttcgatatctaggtttatcaactgttggaaccctaatcttgatgtgggttccatctaaagcacctaagcaattctacatCACATGTATAAAATCTCAAGTTAGAATACTATATTTAAACCCAAATGTACTAAATTATATACGAGCTATATATAGAACTCACTCtgataccttaaaccatttccaccttgggtCTGTAAAATTAGCTGTAATTGGCtctgcctttttaaataacacatcttgtaagcgtatgacagcatttaaaacattgtgaaatgatctgctaacagtttccccggacctattaaagtgatgcttgataactcgatttttaaggtgatgagaaatgatatgtaaaaacattgctacttgctcatcaacaagcatgttccttgacgacttcaattcccctaaagtttgtaacatctcacatagtttaaaaaaggtagttctattcatcctaacttgttcaatacacgtctcgtcactagcataaaCAAGTCTTTTTATATAatctcgttttgcataaaaatctaaaataaaggATCTAACTCTTGgcctataagtatgtaggctatgaATGGCACCCAATGCAACTAAGAACCAACTCGCAACTGtacacatttgcaaccatattgtaatagcaagaccaattcttttacgcctctcattttgtactattaaaggcagacgagccattactgcaagatattaaagtgttacatatcttcaaaccatagtaaaagggtcacatttctccaatactaatttcaataacagtaaaacaaaatcaaagaatttaattGTCAAAGAACTTACAGTGATTCAGTGAATACAAGATGCTCAACTCTGGGTGAGGAAGCAATCAAACAAGCCAAATAAGAAGAGGAAGCAATAACAAATTGTCAAAGaaaaaatgaacaatacatattaataaataggctaagtctatttaaaaatatatttgcttatgtataagtaaataatttatcaaGCATTTAGTagtgtataataataatatcattttcaaagtTTCAAAGTTTGTTGCAACTGAAATTCGatcttattttcaaaaaatttcatgtttatttatataaatacaattatccaaataaatgtttatttgaatACTCACATCTTTTAACAATagatataattattcaaataagtTTAAGAGGCACAACTTTTAATAACTAAGAAACATAACTCAATACTTATACTCCTTCACTTACAATTGTTAAATCACTTATAACATTTTACATGTAGTCATCATTGAATGAACCAATTGTAATCATTGATTGAACTTCAAAATCCAATATATATGATTTAGTatataatgtattttttaatatttttataacatactTATTTTGCTTATAGAAAAATTCTATAGGTAATACATATGGAGTTGTGTTGAGTAAGGTATGACTATAAGCATGTGGTATAGGAAAGAAATCCAAGCAAAGCCAAACTAGTCAATTTTATTGACTCCTCCAATATTTGCCTTTTGTGTCATGTATcatgttttgttttctttgtttgaAAGTGGAACCCAATAAATTGATCCTAAAGGAAGGGGAAGCCACATGAGTTTTATCACTTTATATCAAACTTGTCGCccattaaatttcttttctttctttattttaccattttatgaaaacttttattttactaaatattgaaatcaaactcaaatacttaattaagacaaaataaaacttaaatatcgAAATGAATATTAAAACCGAACTCCAATACTAAATTGGATATTAGAATTAAAAGCAAATATCAAATAATAGattaaatcttttatatatatacataaagctactactttatatataatattcatattatttatttcttttaaggtGCAAATTgcaatttgttttatatataatattcataacattcatatataatattttatttctttttttaaaatataatttaaggatAAAtgaaaaaatgtcaattttggttatagaataaaaatttcaactgtaacaaataattatttaataaatatatatgaattagaGAGAAAAAGATATTGAAAATGCTGAAGCGGACTTTTACTGTTCCCCATGCATTATTTATTGAATGTTATAAAATTGTTCGTACAACTCTCAAAAGTTTTTTCTCATCAAACTTATAAACAGCTAAGGaatttattttgttcaattagGATGATCTAATTTTTAACAGTTGTTCAACTGATTATAATTCCATAACttcaaacaaaaacaaattataaCTCCATTAAAATTAAGAGTCAAAGTTAATAACTTGCAGAACCCAATCCACAATATTAGCAGGTTTTCTGCATGGAGAAAACCCAATTTCTATATTTAGTTAACTTGTTGAAAAAAtattagagagagagagagagcaaatCTGCAGAAACCCCATTTTTTTGTCGATTCCTTAGCCAacaaaaatgttttctttttgcATGGAAATTCAGACATCGAATCATCAAACATATATCCACTACAAAATTTGTCATTGCAAGACGGTTAAACACAAAAGAATTCTTAGATATGTAcgttttttttattcatatatcTCCTCTCATGTGCTAGTCTCCTGACAACAACACCAAGCAAAAAACTAATTAAGATATGCACCACGAACCAAAGTTGTTTGATATGGTACAGTGTggataaaacaaattaaactcaaaaacaaaaatatataacttcTATCTAATCTCTCTATATATTTTAAACcagagaacaaaaaaaaaagtataatagaGGCCTGTTGTTGTTCAGCTAATCTTATACAGTTGTCATTAGGAAAACCAGCAATCTAAGATCACATCATCTGACCCTTTATTGCCTACTAGCTTAATTTGATTCCGTTTGCTCATCTTTGTGATGCTTAAACAACTTcaataattaataaatacatGAGACATCCAGTTCATGTGATGAGAGATAGATCCATTTGTAATCATCTTcttgatttgtttttgttttaatttaaaaggaaattaaaaaaaaagagtaattaATTAAGATGACAAGTATAGTCCTAAAATTGCAATCAAGATCCACTACTTTCAAGCTTTTTACATTTATAGGTATATGTTAAATGTGGATCAACTGATTCAGAACTTGAAAAAGTTACCTAACATTGTTGCAGAAGAtgaaaaaagaaaggagagatGATGCCCCCCATTCATGTTATAACACAAACATAACCTTTTTATTTCCTTACACCAAAAGGTTTTCCAAGTTGAGCTTCACTAAGAAAAAGTGAACAACAAAAGGTAGAAATTGGACAAAGAGGGACCATTTAGATTGTTATATGGTTTTTATTTCATCTCTATTTAAACTGAGTGCTCTTTGTCTCTTCTTTTAACGCtttgtttccctttatttttatttttttcattgttttctggctttcatacatattttcttttccactttTTTTGGGGGGTCTCCTTGGATTAACATGTCATGTATCTATCAACTCTTGGCTAGAGATTGTGAAAAAACAAGTTTCAAATATTGAAGTATTGGACATTGGTGTTATATATATTACAAGTGAACTTTATAGGGTCCATTAACTAGTGGTGAATATCTGACAATGTTACAAGAAATGTGCATTGGTACTTTGGGTTTGCTGGTGGTATATACTAGTGGGTAAGAATTTATGGTCAAATTAAAGGGTAGGTATCGTCAATAGATGGAGGTCGAGCAGAGCAAAAATAGTATTGTTTTATGATTCTGCATATTTAGCAATTTCGTTATATATGAATAAAAATTTCACCCCATTTTCTCAAGAAACCTCAgatatgtatgtttttttttattccagCCAAGGAAAGGATCTCAAGTCCGAGTGGAAGGCTATCCTACAATCCTTCATGAAACCCTCGAAACATAACCAAAGATTCCCATCACTAAAATCACCACCAACAATTTGCCTCATTAAACACACTAACAAACTATCAATTCCTGTAGCAGAAACATCAACCATTTCTTTAACCCAAATTAATTGTTCCTTTACCGAATCAACAAGCTTTCCATACAATTTATTAACAATTCCAACAAGTAATCTTAAAAACAGCTTATACCTATCAATGACAGTAGCATGTAAGTGCTTAATAGGGTTCGATTAAAACAGTATTCTTGGGGATCTGGGATAGTTAACGAAAAAAGGGTCTTAATTTCGATTGAAGAAGGTCAAAAGCTTACCTTGTCAGCGAACTGCTTCACTCGATTCAGCACCGATCCAATCGATAGCCTTTTCCTCTCACACCGAAGTCGGATTTTCTTGAAGAAAACTGAGAAATCTGGCTTTCAATGCGTTTTCGTTGAGAGGAACCTTATTTCAACCGGAGCTTGAGGATGAATTTGTGGAGGCTAAGAGGACTGTTGGAAGGAAATGGGAATCAGAggtgaaaaaaagaaagaaaaaatgctcagatgaaaaagaaataagaagggTAAAGATGAAAACTTTTAACGCTGAATTGGTATTCTGTGGGGGGAGGCATGAATTGTAAACGGTGATTTTACCTGGAATAAGACTGTAATGCATAGGGCTGTAATAGCCCATTCAGCCAACCAAACAATGTAATAAGGTTGGGCCCACTGAATAAGGCTGTAATAGCCCATTCAGCCAACCAAACAATGTAATGGTTTAccattacagccaaccaaacaaGCTCTATTGTTTGGGTCTAGACTAGatttaaaattcgaaaagtatgGGGACTAATTTTggtcaaattaaaatacaagaaCTAAATGCATAAAGACtaataacaaaattcaaattagaTTATATTGTTATCTATTATTGGCCTCGAACCATAAATCTGCATTAAAATGGGAACTCTAAATTGACACAAGAATGCATTTGATAGTACATTTCtttaggggcgaagccagaacaattttttagaggcggatgaaattttaattttttatagtctatatctttataatttttaaatgactaaattaaatttttataattttaaggaggccaaagtgcaattttacatttactaatttaaaattttaaaaaaatttaagggcctaaatagtaattttacattttaaggggGATCAGCGCTGCCAGCCCCCCTAGATTCGCCTCTGCATATCTTTTTCATTGATGAACCTTTGGTTTGcacttatttaaaataattttgttttatgttGGAATAGACATTGAGATAGAAGTTATAAAAGATAGTTTTGGTTAGAACAAAGAATTGGACAGGAAATTTTGTGACAAGATAAAACAAGAAGTAATCTAAGGAAAGCAATGAACACACAATATTTGTTAACGCAGTTCAGATTCATCAATCCTACATTTGCGTAACATTGCTTAGAGAATGATcattatttaataattcattcaatACAACTATTGGCTAAAACACCCTTACATCGATAAATATTTACAACCCCAATATGTTGAAAAAATAAGTTATAAAAACAATGAACTTTGCATAAAAGGAGTTTAAATTTTGTTCGAAAAATCAAACATTGATGTATTTAT comes from the Gossypium hirsutum isolate 1008001.06 chromosome A06, Gossypium_hirsutum_v2.1, whole genome shotgun sequence genome and includes:
- the LOC107937787 gene encoding uncharacterized protein At2g29880 isoform X1, which produces MVDLHNAGTFNADTGFKAGYLNELEKMIEKVLPNAMLKAKPNLESRIRTLKRDWSIVYDMLIGKNNSGFGWDEHKQPVVAEDAVWNSYISSHKEAAQFRHRSFPYYDQLIAIYAKDRATGKDAQTAADIIEEINVEDVAAANSHEERNDFHGSEADVSLDDMDLSATQPQPEPQLARNQGDSAFSKKKKKISDASDFSTSFNDTAALLAENIRAVGLEISKSIASEVVIQQKSEMTIQESALKLYPTLCEVEGLTEDERYRALNKIPDHPT
- the LOC107937787 gene encoding uncharacterized protein isoform X2, which produces MVDLHNAGTFNADTGFKAGYLNELEKMIEKVLPNAMLKAKPNLESRIRTLKRDWSIVYDMLIGKNNSGFGWDEHKQPVVAEDASHKEAAQFRHRSFPYYDQLIAIYAKDRATGKDAQTAADIIEEINVEDVAAANSHEERNDFHGSEADVSLDDMDLSATQPQPEPQLARNQGDSAFSKKKKKISDASDFSTSFNDTAALLAENIRAVGLEISKSIASEVVIQQKSEMTIQESALKLYPTLCEVEGLTEDERYRALNKIPDHPT